ATCATAAAAAAGACCCGTTTAAGAAAATATTTTCCAAAACTGTTCAAGAATGACACCTCCGAGATTATTTTGACTTCATCAGCTTTTTTCGATAAAGTAAGGATAGAAAAATTTAGATAAGGATGAGCACATGAATAAAATAAAATGGCCCCTCATTACTTCAGCGGTCTCAAGCATCGGTATTTTTACTTACCTATTAATAAAACAGTCATTGACTATCCGTTCTGTATCAGATACCTTTTTCATCGTTTCTTTGTTCTTTTTAATCATTGGCTTGGCCCTTTGGGTCATGTCCTCAGGATTTTTTGATAATTTCCAACGTTTTATGAAAATGCATTTTCGTTTTAAAAAGAAAAATGAACCGAAAGAATTTATCCCATTTTCAGAGATTGGTAAAGCACATCAGCTTTACTGGCTTGAAACAGGCGGTATCTTACTGATCGTCTCTATTGTTTCTTTATTATTTTACTTTTTATAAGCAAAGATAGCAAGAGTGAGGAAAATAAATTTCTATGATTCTTGCTTCTTCCTTTTAAATGAAGCATTTATGATAAGATAA
This sequence is a window from Enterococcus wangshanyuanii. Protein-coding genes within it:
- a CDS encoding DUF3899 domain-containing protein — encoded protein: MNKIKWPLITSAVSSIGIFTYLLIKQSLTIRSVSDTFFIVSLFFLIIGLALWVMSSGFFDNFQRFMKMHFRFKKKNEPKEFIPFSEIGKAHQLYWLETGGILLIVSIVSLLFYFL